AACGTCTTCCGGTTTGCACGACCACGGATAGAAATTACCGCCAGCCAGCATACAGCCGACCTGATTTTCTGGGTTAACGTCATGCGCAATCTTCGTCGCCAGCGCGCTCGCCACCAGTTCATGGTGCGCGGCCTGATATTTCACCTGTTCCTGATTTTCACCATCGGCAAACACTAGCCCTGCGCCAGAAAACGGGCTATGCAGCAAGATATTGATTTCATTGAACGTCAACCAATATTTCACTAACCCGTCAAAGGCTTCAAAACAGGTGCGGGCGTAACGCGCAAAGAACTCCACCATTTTCCGGTTACGCCATGAGCCGTATTCGGTGACCAGATGCATCGGCACATCGAAATGGCACAGCGTTACCAGCGGCTCGATGTTGTATTTCTTGCATTCGGCAAACATATCGCGATAAAAGGCGATGCCGTCTGCGTTGGGCGTCAGCTCATCCCCATTCGGATAGAGCCGACTCCAGGCGATGGAGGTACGGAACACTGTGAACCCCATTTCCGCCATCAGCGCGATATCTTCTTTATAGCGATGATAGAAATCGATCGCCTGATGGCTGGGGTAAAACTCATCCTCGCGCAGCGCGAAACGCGGTTCTTGCCCCAGTTTCACCGGCAGACGATTCACGCCGTGGGGAATCATATCTACCGTCGTCAGCCCTTTACCGCCTTCAAGGTACGCGCCTTCTGCCTGATTGGCCGCAATCGCGCCCCCCCATAAGAATCCATCGGGAAATGTTGATGCAGACATACGCTCTTCTCCTTCGTACTTCATTTAATGAGTGCTTAATTTAATTCGTATTCGGGTGCGGAAACCTCATCACCCGTACTCATAACCATCGCTTAAGGATCGAGATACCGGGGCTACCACGGCGTGAGGCATCCCTGCGGGAACCTCATCGCCGTGTTCCCCCTAACTTCAGGCTTTAGTGACTCGCTTTTTCGCCCTGTACGTGTTTCTCTTCCGGTTTTTCTTCTACCGGAATGTCTTCAAAGCCCAGCAGCAAGGTGACAAAGAAGGAAATCACGACAGACAAAATCATGACGCCGAATACCCAGGCAATACTCATCGGGTTGGCAGGATCGAAGAACTGTACGCTAGTAAACAGCCCCGGCGAGGCCATTGAATGGCTTGCCAACCCGCCGATACCCGCGACGGCGCCACAGATAAAGCCGGTAATTAAACAGGCAATCAGTGGACGCTTCAGGCGCAAAGCCACGCCGTACAGCGCAGGTTCAGAGATCCCGGCAACAATCGCCGACGCCGCTGCTGCCAGCGCGGTCTGACGCAGTTCCGGGTTTTTGGTGCGCCAGGCAACTGCGAGTGAAGACCCACCCAGCGACAGGTTTGCGCCGATTTCAGACGGCATCACCATGCCTTCTTTACCCGTCTCGGCGATGGTTTGAATGATAGTCGGGGTAAACACGCGGTGCATACCGGTCATTACCAGCAGCGGCCAAATAGCGCCCATGATGGCAACGGACAGCCAGCCCAAATAGTCATGCACGGTGTACACTACCGCAGAAATACCGCTACCGATCCAGATCCCAATCGGGCCGATCAGCATGATGGCAATCGGAGACGCAATCAGCACGATTAACATCGGCTTCAGGAAGTTTTTGGTCACCGCTGGCGTAATGCGATCTACCCATTTTTCAATGTAAGACAGAATCCAGGTCATACACAGCGCCGGAATCACGGTGTAGGTATACTTCACCGCCGTGACGGTCAGCCCCATAAACACGACCTGCTGACCCTGCGCCGCTTTTGCCATCAGATCGATAAACGTCGGATGCACCAGTACCCCGGCGATAGCAATCGCCAGAGACATGTTGGTTTTGAATTTTATCGCCGCAGACGCTGCCACCATGATCGGCAGGAAGAAGAACGCACCGTCGCCAATCACGTTCAGAATCGTTATCGTCGACGCGCCCTTCTCAAACAGCCCGGTCATATCGAGGATCATGGCAAGCAGTTTCACCATCGAGCCGCCGATAATCGCTGGAATGAGTGGTGACATCGTGCCAATCAGCGCATCCAGAATGCCCGCGCCGATGCGTCGCAGCGTAATTTTATTGTTCACCGGCACGGCTTTTTCAGCATCCGCACCTTCTGGCAGAAGTTTCACCACCTCGGCGTACGCCTGAGAAACGGTGTTGCCGATGATGACCTGGCACTGGTTATCATTTTTCACGACGCCCAACACGCCGCTTATCGCCTTCAATTCGGCCACATTCGCCGCATCATTATCTTTCAGCACAAAGCGCAGACGGGTCATACAGTGCGTCACGGCGGCGATGTTATCAGCCCCACCGATGGCATCAACGATCGAACGGGATACAGCCGCATAATTCTTTGACATGGATAGACAATCTCTCGTAATTGCGCGCGCTACACCCAATTCAACACACCGTTCAACACGTCCAAAACGGGAATATCACTTGATGCGCGCACATCTATTATTCAATTTCATACAGTTATGAAAGTATTCATGCCGGTATCCCTGCTCCATGCCACGTGATGAAACGCCGATGGGTAACCGGTTCCACATGATAGTGTTTATATATGAATGCAATTTCAATAATTTTGTTATGAATATTTTTCTTATGTGATCGAGATCGTCATGAATGGCGTATTACTCCCCTCGATCGCTTTGGTTCTGCACTCATCACCCTGCTACCGGCCTAAAGTGTGTAAAATGACGGGAGTATTCAACGTCTCAGGATGTCCCATGTCGACAATGCAGGAAGTGGCGAAGAAAGCAGGCGTATCAAAAGCGACGGTGTCGCGCGTGCTATCGGGCAAAGGCTATACCAGTGAAGAAACCAAAGCGCTGGTCTATCAGGCCATTGAGGAGACGGGATATCGGCCAAATTTACTGGCGCGGAATCTGGCGACCAGCAAATCTGCCTGTATTGGTTTGGTGGTAACCAACACGCTCTATAACGGCAGCTATTTTAACGAGCTGCTGTCACAGGCCGCCAAGAAATTGGAAGACAACGGGCGCCAGCTAATTCTGGTCGATGGCAAACACAGCGCCGATGAAGAGCGTGCCGCAATTCAATTCCTGCTGGGGTTACGCTGTGATGCGATCATCATCTATCCCCGTTTTCTCACCGTGGATGAAATGGACGACATCATCGAGAAGCACAAACAGCCGATCATGGTGGTTAACCGTAAACTGCGGAAACACCAGAGCCACTGTATCTGCTGCGATCACAAGGGTTCCAGCTATAACGCGACGCAACATCTGATTGCGCGTGGCCACAGAGATATCGCGTTTATCACCGGTTCGCTGGATTCGCCGACCGCTATCGAACGCCTTTCCGGCTATAAAGACGCCCTGACGGCGGCCAATATCGCGGTACGGGATGAATTGATTGTGAAAGGAAAATGGACGCCGCGCAGCGGGTCGCTTGCCATTACCACCCTGCGCGATAACTGGGTATCATTCAGTGCCGTTCTCGCCAGCAATGACGATATGGCGATTGGCGCGATAAAAGCGCTGGATGAGG
The genomic region above belongs to Pectobacterium colocasium and contains:
- a CDS encoding LacI family DNA-binding transcriptional regulator; translation: MSTMQEVAKKAGVSKATVSRVLSGKGYTSEETKALVYQAIEETGYRPNLLARNLATSKSACIGLVVTNTLYNGSYFNELLSQAAKKLEDNGRQLILVDGKHSADEERAAIQFLLGLRCDAIIIYPRFLTVDEMDDIIEKHKQPIMVVNRKLRKHQSHCICCDHKGSSYNATQHLIARGHRDIAFITGSLDSPTAIERLSGYKDALTAANIAVRDELIVKGKWTPRSGSLAITTLRDNWVSFSAVLASNDDMAIGAIKALDEAGVAVPHDVSVVGFDDIPTAPFLKPSLSSVKDPVSDMINEVINRLIAMLDGGYFSKDNLFVSELQVRDSIQNGPYL
- a CDS encoding 6-phospho-beta-glucosidase gives rise to the protein MSASTFPDGFLWGGAIAANQAEGAYLEGGKGLTTVDMIPHGVNRLPVKLGQEPRFALREDEFYPSHQAIDFYHRYKEDIALMAEMGFTVFRTSIAWSRLYPNGDELTPNADGIAFYRDMFAECKKYNIEPLVTLCHFDVPMHLVTEYGSWRNRKMVEFFARYARTCFEAFDGLVKYWLTFNEINILLHSPFSGAGLVFADGENQEQVKYQAAHHELVASALATKIAHDVNPENQVGCMLAGGNFYPWSCKPEDVWAALNKDRENLFFIDVQARGTYPAYTGRLFKEKGITIASEPGDDEILKNTVDFVSFSYYASRCASADMNEHNSSAANIVKSLKNPHIKASEWGWGIDPLGLRITMNMMYDRYQKPLFLVENGLGAKDEINAQGEIDDDYRISYLREHISAMADAIGDGIPVIGYTSWGCIDLVSASTGEMSKRYGFIYVDRDDRGEGTLARKKKKSFYWYKKVIASNGADLS
- the ascF gene encoding PTS cellobiose/arbutin/salicin transporter subunit IIBC; the encoded protein is MSKNYAAVSRSIVDAIGGADNIAAVTHCMTRLRFVLKDNDAANVAELKAISGVLGVVKNDNQCQVIIGNTVSQAYAEVVKLLPEGADAEKAVPVNNKITLRRIGAGILDALIGTMSPLIPAIIGGSMVKLLAMILDMTGLFEKGASTITILNVIGDGAFFFLPIMVAASAAIKFKTNMSLAIAIAGVLVHPTFIDLMAKAAQGQQVVFMGLTVTAVKYTYTVIPALCMTWILSYIEKWVDRITPAVTKNFLKPMLIVLIASPIAIMLIGPIGIWIGSGISAVVYTVHDYLGWLSVAIMGAIWPLLVMTGMHRVFTPTIIQTIAETGKEGMVMPSEIGANLSLGGSSLAVAWRTKNPELRQTALAAAASAIVAGISEPALYGVALRLKRPLIACLITGFICGAVAGIGGLASHSMASPGLFTSVQFFDPANPMSIAWVFGVMILSVVISFFVTLLLGFEDIPVEEKPEEKHVQGEKASH